The nucleotide sequence TCGTCAAGCACAGGCATAATATCTCCCGTACGGCTCGGGACCATTCCCACAATCGAGTGCGCACACGAACACGCGCGGCCGGCAAAGTTTCGCATAATGCACGCGACGCTCTTATCGCATTCGTCACGGCGCGTATGGACTGCGAGGCTACACCCTTCCTCGCCCCATCATTAATTATTCAAGAACGATTTCGCACTTTAAACGCTCGGGCAAATGGAAAGCGTCCAGCCGACTGGCCATAATAGAGGTCGGTCAGGGGCGGgggtgcgcgagagagctgcacaATGCCCGTTACATTGCTGCATAATCCcccatctctctcgctctgtgcGTATGGGATATTCCGAAAAAAGGAGACGCTTTGCTGGAGTGATAAATAGTAAGAATATATTAAATTGAACTTACGATGTACGCTGTCGATCCATTTGTACTCGCGTGCGGTTGGTTCGCGGAATTTCATACACGTTTTGAAATGGAATGGGTATCCGAAGGAAAACATTTTCAATTCGCGAAGATTAAGCGATTAAGAGCAAGCCCCTTCGTGGAAAACTCGATATAGCCCACATAGCGCGGAGTGTACTCGAGACGGTTGCTCCGCGGAGAGCGTACCGTTAAAGCGGCTGCTACCGGCCATTCAATTTGAGACCACGGGGATATGCACGCGCCGGCCGCGAAAAATGAGGGAAAGACGGCCTTCTCTGCAACTCCCTCGGCCGCTTTAAATGCTAAATAGGCTCGGGGAAGGcaggagagagtgagagagaaattcCATGGCTTATACGCGCCCGCCGCGCGTTtttatacacatacacgcacaggAGAACCGAGGAGAATTGACCCGTCGAATAAGGGCTTCCTCGGACCATTCGGACCGGGTTTATAGCTACTGGTGAATGTATTTTCACTTTAATGCCGGCCTCCCGACGTTCGGCTGTTTGCTAACTCGTAAACAAGATTGGTTTACTTAGAAAATGCACTTGAGTTCccttttttactatatttgCATTAGAATTCTGTAAGGTTTGAATAAACTGGGCGGGGTTTTTCGCAAGTTTTGGTACGATTGCTGCAACGAAGAGGCTTTTGCATTCGCTTTATGATATTAACGAGAATGTACGATTTTATTTGACAGACGCAAGCTCCGTTATTCGTcgagttttcgattttcaatCCAGCGAAGAGCCACCGAATAATTTATCATATAACAAAATAGCATAATAATTGCATATCCTGCATTAGCGAATAGGTTGAAGCACTAGGATACTACAGCTTTTATGAGCCTCATTAGATTTTCTCTTGATTATagatttaagaaatttaatttaatctcATCAAAACATGTAGCTGAAGCCGCGGAGAAGCAAAGTTTAGATCAGAATATCATATAGCTTAAAAGATACCCACCCTATAACTTACCTCATAATAATGTGCTCGCAACACATAAATCGACAAAGTATGTACTTATACGCGTACCCAACTAGAAAAAAGTCCTCAAACAGGATTTTCCCGGAAAGACTTGGGCGTAGCGCAAATCCGCGCTACTTTGTCGTCTCCTTAGCCTCTCAACGGAAGTTTTAAGCTTAACCCAATTGTGGCCAGACAACAGCGGAGGCTCTGCATGTGCTTCCATGCTTCCTGCGCCGTGTTCCTCGCGTATATAAATAACGAGCCAGCGGATGCCATATACTTGCCAAGACAGCAGAAGCTGCTCTCGCTTGCGCGCCTAACGATGGATTTACGGCCGGTTTATTCTCGGGACACGGGGAGCTTTGCATCGCTGcgcgttttttatttatcacaAAATTCGTTGATGGATTTCCGAGCGTTCATTGTCGAAGCTAAAGTTAGTTAAGAGGCCGTTTGTCTTCGGAATGAAACCCGAAAGCTTCGATCCAGCTCATAATCGACTTTCACGCGCCCTTAACCGAACATCTCGCAATCCATCGCACGGCTGATCCTCCATCCATATCTGCGAGGAACACAGGGGAGAGCTTGCAGGCGTCTATTGCATTTAGCTCGGCCAGCCAGGgaaagacgagagagagagagagagagagagagagagagagagagagaaagagagagagagagagaggcgtcgGTCCCACGTCGTCTAACAGGTGCCGATGGATATATCATCCTGGACGGAGAGCAGCTAGTTTGCATGCGGAAGCCCGTATaggtacgtgtgtgtgtgtgcgtgtgtgtgtgcgtggagCGAAGCAGCGCGCGTCGCGCCGTGACGGACAGTATAGCCGGGACGCTGATGGATCGCTCGAATTATCCGCCGGCATAGATATATTCTTTCTGGCTGCATTAAAGTTTCGCGCCGCGCGGCCGGTAATCGACTGCATGGAGGCGCGAATATTTGCGAAAAAGCTTCCGGCGCATCGCCGAAGTAcggggagaaaaaaagtcgaaTCAGCTCGAGAATAAAGCCACTCACAGCTACGCTCACTCGAGGTGGCACTTCGATTTTCCCCCCTAAAGTCGATTGTATGGTCGTCCGAGACAAGGTCGCTGCTGGCCGCGTCTTTTAGCGAGCTCTTTGTATCGGTCGATTGACCAGGCACAGCTTGTAATCTTTCTCCACTTGCTTCCAGTCGAGCGAGCGGGTTATATGTACATGAGGTAATTTTGTGAACTGCAACGAGTTACTCGTCCTTTGTATCGCAAGGAATTTAATAACCCAATGGACAGCCGCGTGAGCTGTTCTCACGACGCTTACTCGAAAGCTCTCGGAAATCTCCGTCTACAAAAGAAACAATTTTTCTCAAATTCTCCCTGAAACTGCAATTTCGCTGTTTCGCAAAGGGCTGACATACGCGAAGCGACATCTGCAGAAAAGAAAAGCCAAGATAGCAGTCGTCGGCGAGTCTTGCGGAGAAAAGCTAAAGATTCAAAAGGAGCAGAAAGAAGCGAGAACGTTGGGAGATGGACCAGTGCGCGCAGATCACTTCCGGCCACCTCCAAGATAGCCGCACTACACACACTCGCGTACACGCACACGTACACAATAGCGTTAGCCTCGACAATCGCTTGATTGGGAAAAATTACGGGGCGATTGTTCGACGCGTCGACTGAAGTGTCGACGAGCCGAGCGAAAAAGCAGCGatagaaggagagagagagagagagagagagagagagagagagagagagagagagagagagagaggatacgTTTATTGGTGTAGGGCGCCTTTGTGATAGTCCTTTGGAGGAGAAAGAAGAGCCGGCCGGCGAGTGATGTGTCGTCGGAAGCGACGACCCTCTTTTCGACGACGATTCTCATTCTGGACGCAGCGCCGGCGAGAGGGAAGAGCGCGCGGGCGGCTGAGCCACTAACGAGGACTAGAAACACTGCGCGAGAGCCGCAGCCGCCAACTCAGCGTCAGCCGCAGACGACGACCGCTGCGACCGAGACTTTTAACCGTCCTTTTGAGCGGCGACCATTAAAAATCCTTGGCACTCGCTTCCtatctcgctttctctctgccTATGGCTGTTTTATTGTTTTGTCGAGTTCGAGAATCgactaaaaactaaaaaacgcAGGCGCTCGATTAGGGGATAAAAGAGTGATCAAAGCCCAGATTTCGTCAGACGCTCGGATAGCAGGAATAATAAAAACGGATACGAACATCCTCTCTCATAGTATGAGTATAACGAAGAAATATCCGAAACGCACAGCAATCGCTCGTGAATCACGCGATAGGCCATTAACGCAGCCTGCAGCCGCCGGGCTCATTTTCTCTCGCGATTTGTCAGTTCTGATGGCCCCGCTTTCTCACAGCCCAACTGCAGCAAGAACCTGTCGCAATTTGCGTCTAACGATTTCCCGAGCTCCTAATTCGCGATCGCACGGGTCCACGGGAATTCCTGCCAAGTGCAGTAGACGTCGCGCAAAACGCCTGGATCAAATAACCTATAAGCGCGGGCGCGCACGTAGGTGTGTACACGTACAGAGTGGGGCTTGCATAAATTTTGACATTTGGCTACGAGCGCACGACTCGACGTCCTTATTGCCTGTTTCGACGTGCCCTGCCGCTGGCGTGATTCATTACCTGGCCCGGCAGTTCGATATTTCCGCAACGGCCGCGCTTGTGCTGCGCGTAACGTGGCTTGTTGTATACTCTAACTCGACATCAGTTTTcacgttatttaaaaatatacagtCCAGCAAAAAACACCCAtgctaaaaaaagtaaaataatgcAGTAAGCCATACGCAGCATCTGTATATTCAACCCTACGCCACAGCTCTAGCGCGAACCGCAATAATCCAcgtatataatacaataagGCGCGTCTCGCAACCCTCATTACCCGATGCTGCTCGCCTCCCACGCAATAAGTTTCCGCCATTACGTCACCGCAGTAGCTCTCGACTTCGCATATTCCATCCGATCTTGCACAATACAACCAGTCTGCGCGTTACACGCTCACACCCAGCCGCGCGTGTACGTATACTCGGCTTAACGACCCGCCCGAGTCAGGAGCACGTGTGACGTTTGACGTGTGGCGCTTAGCGCGCTGCGAGCCTGCTAGTACGGGATTCTTATTAGACGGCTGCCACCGCTGCCTCGGGCTATTTTTAATAGGCATTCATTTCGCCCAGCCAATCGTCCGGGATGTCGTAGAATTTCACGAGGGGCGCAGCAGCACGGATGCTGGTTCCTGCTATAACTGATGTGCGCAGAGTTGAATTTTTGCAAGTAGAACTGGTCGAGGACGCGTCAGACGCGTGTACAGTGTCGAGGTGGTTAATTTTAGAATAGAAACTCCTGTCGCAAGGAAGATCGGAAAGTTTGCACAAACGTTCAAATAACGAAACTCGTCCAAGTGCGAGTTCCGATCGGGAAGTGCCTATATCGGAATGACGTTTTCCAGACAACgcgcggttctctctctctctctctctttctctccccacCATAACTTCAAAAGATTTTCCCTCTCGGCGAAAGTCATAAATTAAACATTTCGAAACGAGATTTGGAATCGCGGAACGACGGAGCCCGCGAGTATGGATATCGCGCGGTGCGGGGCAAACTTTTCAGTATTTGACGAAGTTCTGTGTGCGGAAACGGCAATAAAGCAGTCGGAAGATCCGACTCCGTTCCCTCGGCCCTTTTTTCCCAAAGACTTTGATTCGGCGCGCGGATACTATATATTATGGAGTCGAGATGACGGCTGTTTTAAAATGCACCGCGTACGCGCCGCGCGTCCGAGAGAACTTTAAATTTGAGCCATCGACGGAAacaaagaaggaaaaagacAAGGGTAGAAGTAAGAAGCCAGGCTGGGGAGGTGGTTTCGGCCGAGGGCGAGGAGGTCGCGACGTATCACGGTTAAGCTCGAAATCCGCTTGTTTATACAAACTAGAAGCGCACTGGTCGACGTAAAGCTGCGCGAGGGACGAGGAAAATAGAAGTAAGATCCAGAAATGCAGCGGATCCGTATACGCGGGGACGCGCGGGGGACGAAGACGGATAGAGGGCGGAAGGTACACAATTTCGAGCGGCCCGGCGTAACCGAAAAACTTTTCCTTTTTATCCCGGCAAGCCTCTTATTGCGAAAGACAATTCCGgccgagtcgtcgtcgtcgtcgcagtCGGGCCCTCCTCCACCCCCTGTTGAATCTTCTCTCATCTCTCGCGCCTATATACCCACAGCGCGAGGGTTTTCCAGTTTTTTCTTCTCGTCGGGCCGAGACAAAAACTGAGCCGCTACACGCAGTCGAGCTGCGAATGAAAttgtctccttctctctctgtctttcgaGTCAGGGGCAATTACTCGAGCGTCGAAATAAGCGGAAAGAGAGATTGATAAAGTTAGCCCCGTACGTATAATTCCGTATTCTCCAATTAAAGGCACGTACGGCGAGATCGATTCGGGGCTCCTGAAAAGTATCGAGAAGCTCGCATCAATCCGACAGCTAGCGAGCTATagcgaaaaaacaaatagtcaaAGTCGAAGAGTTGCAGAGACTCGCGTTTTAAAGCTTGATTAACGCTCGGGAGTCTAAGACGGCGTGCATCGacctctcccccccccccccccgcgcacacacacgtgctCGGCCGCACAACAACACGCGCAGAGGGAAGGCAACgaggagagcgagcgagacggAGGAAGGGCGAGTTGCGCGTTGGGCGACGACACAGaagcagggagagagagagagagagagagagagagagagagagagagagagagagagagagagagagagagagagagagagggacagagCGAGGTGGCAAGAAAAAGGGAATTTCGAtcaaacgagagagagaaagaggccaTTGTTTCTCCGGGCCGGAAGAACAATGATGCCGGCGAGCGGCCTCGTTAATTAAACTCCGGAGTCGCtggcgctgctgccgctgctgctaccaCTACTGCTGTGTACTTGTACTACAACTACTCGGCTATACTACTGCCCCGCCGCCAGTGGCGCTTTTTCTTGCCTCCTCGCGATCGGGACAGCGAAGACGAGGACGGCTCGGGCGAACTTGGACGGGAAAAAAGCGCGATAATTAAAATGCCGCGTATCGACGATTTTTGACTCAGGCGCGACTCTTTGCCATGGACTTCAGTCTTCGCGCGTAGGCGCATGTCGGCGGTCGTGTGCCAGCTCTCTCCCCGCGCGCCGAGTCGATCGTAATGACCTAGGAGCTGATAACGCGCCCCGTAATCGATAGCCCCACAAGAGCACGCGTGTCTCTGTCTCTACGAAAATACTCCGAGTGTGTATACCGACAGTCGAGCGGCGAGTATCAGACTGCGAACGATGAGCCGTGACTACATAATACTGCCAATCTTCTTCCTCTCCTCGTCGCTTTGGGCCGGCAATGGTGAGTATGCACATGAATAACGAAACGCTCGACGCTACTCGCGTAACGATTTCTGAGCTTCCCTACTGTGTCACAGTTTCGGCGCTGAAGGCCGAAGCCATCATCGGCGCCGAGGCGGCGAACGAGGGCCAGTTCAAGTACCAGGTCTCAATCCAGGTGCACAAGAGGCACATCTGCGGCGGCGGCATAATCGCCGACAAGTTCGTGCTGACGGCCGCGCACTGCTTCATCAACGACCTGCGCAGATACGTCGACCTGCCTTACAAAGTCGTCGCGGGCACGTCCGACCTGTCGGCTAACTCCAGTGTCGAGGTCAACGGCGACATGGTCTACACGCTCGCGAGATTCGCCCCGCCGCCCTACGACAACGACATCGCCGTCTTGAAGGTGACGAACTACTATCCAGCCTTGTCGAGAATTTCGAGGCTGGAATTCCCGGTGAATTTAACgaatttgttttttgtttttttgttccATGCTGCAGCTGAGCCAGAGCCTGGGACTCGACAGTAATCCCAAGCTGAGCAAGCTGGATTTGCCGAAACCCGGCAACTACTACGTGGGCGAGCAAGCCGTACTGGTCGGCTACGGCTACAGCGAAATTCGGCCGAGATTCGATCTGTACACTCAGGAAATCTTCGGCTACACCAAGACGAATCACCTGCTGAGACGCACGCAAGTTCGCATCCTCGACAAGGACGTCTGCAACGCCGAGCCGGCCAAGTACAAGCTCAACGCCCACAAGCAGCTCTGCGGCCGCGTGATCCGCGACGGGAGTCAAGTTCGCGGCACCTGTCGGGTGAGTACCGTATACTCCGCGAGTGAAAAGGGGGTAGAAATTAATCTCGAGAATAATGCGTGCAGGGCGACAGCGGAAGTCCACTGGTCATCAACAACACCATAATCGGAGTCCTGAGCACCGGCTCGACGACCTGCGACGACTCCGACGAGGCGACCTGGTACTCCAGAGTCTCGCAGTTTCTGCGTTTCATCGGGAACGCCGTGAAGGACGCCAACCGGCGGAGCATCCGCTTCGACGAGATCCGCCAGTCTTAAGAAACATGTATAACGTACGTCAATTATTATGGTAACGATAATCATTCACGCTGCAGTAGCCTACTACTTCTCATCATTGTACTTTGTAGAATTACATAATCACTCGCCAAGACTCAATAAACGATGCTGCTTACGACTAAACGTTATTTCTCTCTGCGTGTACGATCATTTGCACACCTCTCCGAATGGCTCGCTCGTTGATGGATTTAAAATGAATCCGCGCCACGCCCGTCCCCTGCGATAATATAGTAGGAGTCGAGGGCTCGGCATTTGGTTTACGCGACACTCGAAAGCGCGTGTAACGGCTAATTTGCATTTATATTAGCGAGCGTCGAAGCGTGCCGTTCGGACCATTGTTAacgccgtctctctctctctctctctctctctctctctgctctatttctctttctctgggGTTCGCGCCCCCGCCCCGTCGATTTGACGCTCtcgtactctctctctctctctctctctctctctccctaaaCCCTGAACTAACGAAAACTTTTGAATTCTCTCGGGCGCGACGAGCGTGTTAAATTGCACGAAATGATCATTAGGCTAGAGATGGATAGCGAAGGGTTAGGCGGAGCTTTTCCGTGCACTCTGGACTTTAAGCCTCGATTCCAGCTCATTCTTTTTCGCTTCTACGTTCGGTCTACCGTTATTCGAGAGCGGCTAGtgcgaaaattcaatttttcgccTGATTCGAGGCGACGCGCTCGAAAAGTTGCGCACGGTTTGACTGACGCGTGCGCGGCGCGAGGGTAATAAACTCCCGAAACTTTGCTCGGAAAAAAACTCATCGCTGCACGTATAAACGCCCCTACTTGTACCGGCTGACGAGACGAGCGGTGACATTGACATTGATCGAGTCGGATCTTTCGCCTTCGCGGATCGATGCACTCAAAATCGCGGCAATTTGCTCGTCAAATAAGTTCGGGCCGGTTTAATAAAGCCGATCACGCACGCGCTGACGCCGCGTTTTTCGTAATTAGCACCGAGGCTGCGAAAAGCCGGAGtgtctgagagagagagagagagagagagagagagagagagagagagagagagagagagggagagaggaagcgTGACGGCCGCCGGCGCTGATTGACCGATTTAATTATCGCACTAGGCCGCGGTCGGGGGATTATGTCGTCGGCAGACTGTGAAAGCGGATAGCCTCTCTTCCGATCGTCTCGTTATTCTGGACAAGCCGCCGCTGCTCGGCTTGGATTATAACGTTTCTTCGTGTACATCATATTTTTTCTTACTCGGCTGTGAGCTACACACAAGGGTGACCTGAGAAAAACGCATCAGCTTCAAAAttatctctgtctctcgctctACCCCTCGAGCTTTTACACGTGTCGACGGGGCGAGCTCTCTCGCAATATAATTAACGTTTACGCGTGTcgagcggcggcgcggcggCGGTCTTTCTCCTTTCCGCGCTGCACCGGCCGGCGGTATAAACGCGCGCACACATTCGTTTTGCAGAGGCAGCGGCGCGGCCCTCGAGATCCCCAGCCGGGCTTTTATGAAATTCCCGCGGAGCGAATTAAGTCTCGAGAGTGTGTCTGGCCCTCTCCAAGATTCACGTTTACGGCGCTGGAATTTTGAGCGGGAATTTACGCACGGCGCGGACGGCGAGGGGGCGGTATCATGCGAAATTGTCTAGCCGGGCGGAGCTATATGTTTTTACTAGGGACTAATTTTTTCGAACGCGAAAGTGTACGATATTACGCATATCGATCTACACGCCGGCGACGAGTTAATTCGGCCAGTCGCGCTTGGCAGCAGTAGTAGCTATAGTAGCCGGTGACGCGAAAACTGTCGCAGTTACTTGCGGCTGCCGGTCACGTCTTGACCGCACCTTTGCCCTCACCCCTCGCTCTGATTTAAGCCCCGTGTATTCCCTCGATCATCGGGCAGCCTAGCGTGAACGAGCCTGATTGTCCATATTGTCCAGAGCTGCGAGGTTCGCCTGCAGCACTACACAGTGGAGATTCGTGGATGCTTCTCGTGTGTGCGGCGCGCATGTGAGCGGGTCCTTCGAACGATTCGAAGACGGCCATCGTTCCGTGTGTGTACACAAGCGGCAGTCGTAAACGAGGTCGAACGTGAGCGACGCGGGTTTTAAACGATCACACTCGGCGCTCTCGAAACGAAAAGCGAGTAGTTGCATTAATTAGGcgtgctttccaaattatacGTATAACAcaccgaaagagagagagagagagagagagagagagagagagagagagagagggagctgtAGCGAGGGTATAACAATATAACGAGGCTGGCACACGCGCAGGCTTCGGATACGCTAGCTGCACCTTAAAGCCATACCGTCCTCGTCGGCGGTCGTGCGGGCCGACCACAGAAACACTGCATAGCGTATACACGCCTGCACCTTTGCTCGGCCCGAACGTAAGGCACGCGTACGTCTTCTTAAAAGTGTCTGTGTGCTGCGCGCAGCCGAGCTTGCCTCGCGACGTTAGTGCGCGGTCTAACCGACAATGCCACTCGTAAATATCCAGACGCGCTCGGTTTTGGGTAATATCGCCCGCGTGTTTTGTGATTTACGCTTCGTTTGCCCGCCTTTAAAAGGAGCACCGCGGCTACTTTGACTCTCGGAAGAGGGAGAGCTTCAACTGACGCAGGCAGAACGCGGACGAATTTAATGCGCGAAGCTCGCTCTCACTTATACTCGCATATAGCAGTCACGCGCGTAAACCTTTATTATTGCGTCAGCAGTTTATCACTGGTCCCGCTGCTTGGAGCGAAATTATACCTCGCTCTTGCGGCCCTCGTAAAGTCCCTTCCCGCCGCCTACTCAGCGCTTGTTAGCCGCGCGTACGCGCAATTGACTCGCGCCTGCGTATCTCGATCACATTTTTACCTCTACACAATATGGAGACAATCAATTGCACGCCGTTCCGATACCAGCTGCGtaatgagaataataataataccgGCAATCTGCGTCCGCGAGGTTCAATCATGAATTATCCGGCAAATCCCTTATTGTTTATTCCGCTGATCGGAGGTTGAAAAAAAGAGGCAAAAGATCATCCGTAAGACCCGCGCGCTGTATCgctatatatctatattacGATTGCGCTGCGGTGGGAATCTCGTATTTTAATAACGCGAGCGCCGCGGAAATTCAATCTCCGCGGCTCTAAtaggaaagagagagcgagagagggagggagagagcagCCGAGTAATCTTTGATGAAACTGACAACGCGAGCCCGGGCGCGCTATGCACATCTGCGGCTAGCGCCGATGACACAAAAGTCCCgcgcacgcgctcgcgcagcgGAAAATGAAAcgagaagggagagagatcTCGCGGTAAGCCTCTTACACTTTTCTGTATACGtggctatatatacatatacacacacacacacacacacagaaagAGAGCTAGTTATGCGAATCAATATTTAATCACGTTGAATTTCAGCGCGTCGATAGAGCGATTTCCACTTTTTTACGACTGTTAATATGATAATGCAGCCTTGCTTATCCGCGACGTTTGATGAAATCGGGTGCACGGGTACAGGCCCGTTTCATTAGAAAGTTTATCTCGTGTGGCAATCAGTCTGAATAGTTTAATCGCCgctcgataaaaaaaagataaacaaaTAACCGCTGGCGTGAAATTACCCAGCGTACGACCAATTTGTAACCATCCGACTTGAcgtttaacaaaaaaaaaaaaaaattcgcgcgTGGCAACAACGCGGATTGACCGCTGCACGCCGCGCTCGCGGGTATAAAAAAAGCATTCGGAGCAAATTCAGAAAAAAGCAGCTGCAGCTAACAAAATGGCGCCTACTcggcttttaattaaaagcccCCGACTCTCGCAGCGGTGCCAGAGagtattaaaagaataaatcttaTCGCGCGCaattatccgcgcgcgcggcctgcATACAATGCATAACGAACTCCCGCAGTCTTGAGtttctctatttctctctcactATGTATAATATGCCTCTCTTCCACTTTTCCCGCACACATGCACCCAGGCGTCCTCTCGTTTGATCTTTTATAAATT is from Nasonia vitripennis strain AsymCx chromosome 1, Nvit_psr_1.1, whole genome shotgun sequence and encodes:
- the LOC103316542 gene encoding transmembrane protease serine 4-like, with product MSRDYIILPIFFLSSSLWAGNVSALKAEAIIGAEAANEGQFKYQVSIQVHKRHICGGGIIADKFVLTAAHCFINDLRRYVDLPYKVVAGTSDLSANSSVEVNGDMVYTLARFAPPPYDNDIAVLKLSQSLGLDSNPKLSKLDLPKPGNYYVGEQAVLVGYGYSEIRPRFDLYTQEIFGYTKTNHLLRRTQVRILDKDVCNAEPAKYKLNAHKQLCGRVIRDGSQVRGTCRGDSGSPLVINNTIIGVLSTGSTTCDDSDEATWYSRVSQFLRFIGNAVKDANRRSIRFDEIRQS